The Fulvivirga ligni genome window below encodes:
- a CDS encoding glycosyl hydrolase yields the protein MTKTKLGKRELLLLGLSWLCFMTAQAQDPVWSDEFNGSTVDQSTWSFNTGGSGNGNGELQFYTASTDNAYIENGNLVIAARRENYEGKQFTSARLRTLGKFAFKYGTLEARIKLPDVANGLWPAFWMMGSNFGEVGWPKCGETDILEVGYKAAIDDGTVNKSVSAALHWWHESGDWSDWLQADFSDHTTISSNFYEDYHSFKCEWTPSEIVISIDDIEYFTMDITDPNLSEFHNPNYIIMNLAVGGFNFVEITDPAQITAPFPGKMYVDYVRLYENEYTEMFLGEELAHRGNFGIFTETTNVNESLNFGDASTNLYIWNNMTTTSTDPAEGGSVLAYTVPAGGWWGMGINSADQNMQYYKNGYLHFQCKTTYTGKIAISIASTGADGSGVDLLDGAEQYGLVRDGQWHEVAIPLYKFSNVDFNTVKMLFAASGDDPGADMDIAFDDIYWSESIALPTPEYGSFGVYTETAENQTAGSFGFGVNGDLFIWESTLETIPSTPAEGNSALSFQSTGKGWYGLGLTARVPYNLSAFDNPNGEFHFSMKTTSTEDFRVGMKSGNVDNVGQKWIWFRNGQDPYGFARDGQWHEITIPVSQQLAGDLDLMNMAQLFQLLGTSEISNIAIDNIYFSGGEAADDPGTDQPPINRPPVAAISASTTGGPAPLAVSFDASQSYDVNGDALTYAWDFGDGSTATGITADHTFTQNGSYTVTLTVADSATSSTATYAIFVKDNYGVVKSTKRGVGANNITEADLAALAPGISWWYNWGTQPSNNVSDIHLNYGVDYVPMAWNGGVNEQQIINWLSNHPEAEYILGWNEPNFLEQANMTPSQAAAEWPRLEAIADQFNIKIVSPAMNFCGNCVTENGTTYYDPIEYLDDFFAACQDCQVDAISIHSYMGTVGAFEWYVGLFKKYNLPIWVTEFCNWENNPTVEDQKAYMVHSVDYLENDPDVEKYAWFIARHQGAPYMSLFEPQQGVLSEVGQIYVNMPVHDPSVYYEVPGLIEAEDYAAMSGIRPQLTEDSEGFLNISEIEAGDWMEYSVTATTGGAFDIDFRVASESEGGTINVLVDGAQQGTVSFGATGGWQTWVDVTATVSIPTGNHTIRLVSANGGFNINYFDVSGSGTSNQAPTAAFTTNNASGQAPLTVSFDAANSTDPDGDNLTYNWAFGDGNTASGITASHTYSTAGNYTVVLTVSDGQLSDTAESQVTVSGQPSGDNLALNKMATASTVEGGYIASNANDGNTQTRFASAYESPSWIKIDLGQTYSISRVVLNWERASAESYYVMVSNTNSTPDPNSGDWTIISTKTGMADAARIDELTGLSGSGRYIAMFGTNKLHPWGYSLWEFEVYGNSGPVNQAPVANAGSNQSLASSATSATLNGTASSDPDSGPSALSYSGTQTGGPSATIVSPASAVTHVTGLSAGNTYTFSLVVNDGAANSPASQVNVTVASAPVGCGTTNIALNKTAVASSAEGPFAANNAFDGNMGSRWGSGFADNEWIRVDLGDTYSVCKVMLHWEAAYGSAYEIRLGSSTDINASQVIATVSNGDGNTDEVSTDSGVTGRYLWMKGITRALPYGYSLFEMEVYGGAASFTVSARTSTDDNMISSDVNLFPNPANQTLNLQVENFKAGDQIDILSLEGKQLINKPLESRQISIDISQLNPGVYMLRVSGSQKKIMRFIKQ from the coding sequence ATGACAAAAACTAAACTTGGTAAACGTGAACTACTACTTCTTGGGCTCAGCTGGCTCTGTTTTATGACAGCGCAAGCCCAGGATCCGGTGTGGTCCGACGAATTTAACGGATCCACCGTAGACCAGTCTACCTGGTCATTTAACACAGGGGGAAGTGGAAATGGTAATGGGGAATTACAATTTTACACCGCCTCTACGGACAATGCTTACATTGAAAATGGTAATCTGGTGATTGCTGCCAGGAGAGAAAACTATGAAGGCAAGCAGTTTACCTCTGCTCGTTTAAGAACTTTAGGAAAGTTTGCTTTTAAATATGGAACATTAGAAGCCAGAATTAAACTTCCTGATGTGGCCAACGGTTTATGGCCTGCCTTCTGGATGATGGGGAGTAACTTCGGTGAAGTGGGATGGCCGAAATGTGGCGAAACTGATATTCTGGAAGTAGGTTATAAAGCAGCCATTGATGATGGTACAGTGAATAAATCCGTTTCAGCAGCACTTCACTGGTGGCATGAGTCAGGTGACTGGAGTGACTGGCTTCAGGCAGATTTCTCTGATCATACCACCATAAGCTCTAACTTTTATGAGGACTATCATTCATTTAAGTGCGAATGGACTCCTTCAGAGATCGTTATCAGTATTGATGATATCGAATATTTCACCATGGATATTACTGATCCTAACTTGTCAGAATTTCATAATCCTAACTACATTATCATGAACCTGGCTGTGGGTGGTTTTAACTTTGTAGAAATCACTGATCCTGCTCAGATTACTGCTCCTTTCCCAGGAAAAATGTATGTGGATTATGTGAGATTGTATGAGAACGAATACACAGAGATGTTTTTGGGTGAGGAACTGGCTCACAGAGGCAACTTCGGCATATTCACTGAAACTACAAATGTGAATGAGTCTTTAAACTTCGGAGATGCCAGCACAAACTTATACATCTGGAATAACATGACCACTACTTCTACAGATCCTGCAGAAGGTGGAAGTGTTTTGGCTTACACAGTTCCTGCTGGTGGCTGGTGGGGTATGGGCATCAATTCCGCTGACCAAAATATGCAGTACTACAAAAACGGATATCTACATTTTCAATGCAAAACCACCTATACAGGTAAGATTGCTATAAGCATAGCCAGTACGGGTGCCGATGGTTCAGGTGTTGATCTTTTAGATGGTGCCGAGCAATATGGTTTGGTAAGAGATGGACAGTGGCATGAGGTAGCAATTCCTCTTTACAAATTTAGCAATGTAGATTTCAATACCGTGAAAATGCTCTTTGCTGCCAGTGGAGATGATCCTGGAGCCGACATGGATATCGCTTTTGATGATATTTATTGGTCAGAAAGCATTGCATTACCTACACCAGAGTATGGAAGCTTCGGTGTATATACAGAAACAGCTGAAAATCAGACTGCTGGATCATTTGGTTTTGGTGTGAATGGTGATCTTTTCATTTGGGAGAGCACTTTGGAAACTATTCCTTCCACACCAGCTGAAGGAAATTCTGCATTATCATTCCAGTCTACAGGCAAAGGATGGTATGGTTTAGGGCTTACTGCGAGAGTACCTTATAACTTATCTGCATTTGATAACCCTAATGGGGAATTCCATTTTTCAATGAAAACTACCTCTACAGAAGACTTTAGAGTAGGAATGAAAAGTGGCAATGTTGATAATGTAGGCCAAAAATGGATATGGTTTAGAAACGGTCAGGATCCTTATGGCTTTGCCAGAGATGGCCAGTGGCATGAGATTACTATTCCCGTTTCACAGCAACTTGCTGGTGATTTAGACCTTATGAACATGGCTCAGTTATTCCAGCTTTTAGGAACTTCTGAAATCAGCAATATTGCTATTGATAATATTTACTTTTCAGGTGGAGAAGCTGCGGATGATCCAGGTACGGATCAGCCTCCAATCAACAGACCGCCGGTGGCTGCTATTTCAGCCTCTACCACAGGTGGTCCTGCACCTTTAGCTGTAAGTTTTGATGCCAGTCAGTCTTATGATGTGAATGGTGATGCCTTAACTTACGCCTGGGATTTTGGTGATGGTAGCACAGCCACAGGTATTACTGCAGATCATACATTTACTCAAAACGGTAGTTATACTGTAACATTAACAGTGGCCGATAGTGCTACTTCATCTACTGCTACTTATGCCATTTTCGTAAAGGATAACTATGGTGTTGTAAAAAGCACCAAGAGAGGTGTAGGAGCAAATAACATTACTGAGGCTGATCTTGCTGCTTTAGCACCTGGAATTAGCTGGTGGTATAACTGGGGTACTCAGCCAAGCAATAATGTAAGCGATATCCACCTGAATTATGGTGTGGATTATGTGCCAATGGCCTGGAACGGTGGTGTGAATGAGCAGCAGATTATCAACTGGCTCTCGAATCACCCAGAGGCAGAATATATTTTAGGTTGGAATGAGCCTAACTTCCTGGAACAGGCGAATATGACTCCTTCTCAAGCTGCTGCCGAGTGGCCAAGATTAGAAGCTATTGCAGATCAGTTTAACATTAAAATTGTGAGCCCGGCCATGAACTTCTGTGGTAATTGTGTCACAGAAAATGGTACTACCTACTATGATCCTATCGAATACTTAGATGATTTCTTCGCTGCTTGCCAGGATTGTCAGGTAGATGCTATCTCTATCCACTCTTATATGGGTACGGTGGGAGCTTTTGAATGGTATGTTGGTCTTTTCAAAAAGTATAACTTACCTATCTGGGTTACAGAGTTTTGTAACTGGGAAAACAATCCTACGGTGGAAGATCAGAAAGCATATATGGTGCATTCAGTGGATTATTTAGAAAATGATCCAGATGTAGAGAAGTATGCCTGGTTTATTGCGCGTCATCAGGGAGCGCCATACATGAGCTTATTTGAGCCGCAGCAAGGTGTACTTTCAGAAGTAGGACAAATTTATGTAAACATGCCAGTGCATGACCCTTCAGTTTATTATGAGGTTCCTGGCTTAATTGAAGCAGAAGATTATGCTGCTATGAGTGGCATCAGACCACAGCTTACTGAAGATTCGGAAGGCTTCTTAAATATCTCTGAAATAGAGGCTGGAGACTGGATGGAGTATTCAGTAACCGCTACTACTGGTGGAGCTTTTGACATTGACTTCCGTGTGGCTAGTGAATCTGAAGGTGGCACTATCAATGTTTTGGTGGATGGAGCACAGCAAGGAACCGTTTCATTTGGAGCAACTGGTGGATGGCAAACCTGGGTGGATGTAACTGCTACCGTTTCTATTCCTACAGGAAATCATACCATCAGATTAGTATCTGCAAATGGAGGATTTAACATTAACTATTTTGATGTTAGCGGATCAGGTACCTCTAACCAGGCGCCAACTGCTGCCTTTACCACTAATAACGCTAGCGGGCAAGCACCCCTAACTGTTAGTTTTGATGCTGCCAACTCTACAGATCCTGATGGTGATAACCTTACCTATAATTGGGCATTTGGTGATGGAAACACCGCCTCGGGCATAACCGCATCTCATACTTATAGCACAGCCGGAAACTATACTGTAGTATTAACAGTAAGCGATGGACAGCTTTCTGACACTGCTGAAAGTCAGGTTACAGTGAGTGGTCAGCCTTCTGGGGATAATCTGGCACTCAATAAAATGGCTACAGCTTCAACAGTGGAAGGAGGATACATTGCCAGTAATGCTAATGACGGTAATACGCAAACCAGATTTGCAAGTGCCTACGAAAGTCCATCATGGATCAAAATTGATTTGGGGCAAACTTACAGCATTAGTAGAGTAGTACTTAACTGGGAGCGAGCCAGCGCTGAAAGTTATTATGTTATGGTGAGTAACACCAACAGCACGCCAGACCCTAACAGTGGTGACTGGACAATTATTTCTACCAAAACTGGAATGGCAGATGCTGCCAGAATAGATGAACTTACTGGTTTAAGTGGTTCAGGTAGATATATTGCCATGTTTGGTACCAATAAACTTCATCCATGGGGTTATTCATTGTGGGAGTTTGAAGTGTATGGTAATTCTGGTCCTGTGAATCAGGCTCCAGTAGCTAATGCAGGAAGTAATCAATCATTGGCCTCTTCGGCTACCTCAGCTACCTTGAATGGCACAGCCAGCAGCGATCCTGATAGTGGACCTTCTGCTTTAAGCTACAGCGGGACGCAAACTGGTGGACCTTCTGCGACTATCGTAAGTCCTGCATCTGCAGTTACACACGTTACCGGACTTTCTGCCGGAAATACGTACACTTTCAGCCTGGTAGTGAACGATGGTGCAGCAAATAGTCCTGCATCACAAGTGAATGTGACAGTAGCAAGTGCTCCTGTAGGTTGTGGAACTACAAACATCGCCTTGAACAAAACGGCAGTAGCGTCATCAGCGGAAGGGCCATTTGCGGCTAACAATGCTTTTGATGGCAACATGGGAAGCCGTTGGGGTAGTGGATTCGCTGATAATGAGTGGATTAGAGTAGACCTTGGCGATACTTATTCAGTTTGTAAGGTGATGCTTCACTGGGAGGCAGCCTATGGTTCAGCCTATGAAATTCGCTTAGGAAGCAGCACGGATATTAACGCTTCTCAAGTCATCGCTACGGTTTCAAATGGTGATGGCAACACAGATGAGGTAAGCACTGATAGTGGTGTTACGGGCAGGTATCTTTGGATGAAAGGAATTACCAGAGCCCTTCCTTATGGATATTCATTATTTGAAATGGAGGTTTATGGAGGAGCAGCATCATTTACTGTATCTGCAAGAACATCTACCGATGATAACATGATTTCATCTGATGTAAACCTATTCCCGAACCCGGCGAATCAAACATTAAATTTACAGGTAGAGAACTTTAAAGCTGGTGATCAGATTGATATCCTTTCATTGGAGGGTAAGCAATTGATTAACAAACCTTTGGAGTCTCGTCAGATCAGCATTGACATCAGTCAGTTAAACCCTGGGGTATATATGCTTAGGGTAAGTGGATCGCAGAAAAAGATCATGCGATTTATCAAACAATAA